Genomic window (Aricia agestis chromosome 7, ilAriAges1.1, whole genome shotgun sequence):
CTGTAATCAGCTTGACTGTGTGAAGATTTTACTGTCGGAAGGTGCCAATGTAAAACTTATTGATAGACACAGTCGTACGCCACTCGAGATAGCGGAGTCCCATGGGTTCATGGAAATTGTTGACGTAATTAAAAAACACTTGCATTGTGACGATGAAAAGGAATGtcaggatgatgatgatgtaccTGATAATTGTGATTGGGAAAATTACTATCCAGATGTGAAGAAATCTGTGTATGTACCATCaagaaaattgattcataggcagttgacagacctacgtcatttgggcAGATTATGTTAATTCAATACTAGACTAGTTATGATTATGAACTGTTCAAGTTCAATCTTTAGTAAAAACCCCCAATTACAGTAAGTACAATAAGGTACAATCCATATcgatacaaatattattaatacgaaaatgtgtctgtctatctatctgtctgtctgactatctgtctgtctatctatatgtctgtctgtctatctgtctgtctgtctatctgtctgtctgtctatctgtctgtctgtctatctgtctgtctgacacAAATGGCGATTTTTACTTCCaaatatctcggaaacgtgacactttaggataccttaatatataacatttattgtttgtataagtgtcctctatccaaatatatcatttttatcgtgctcggaaaaaatcaaaatggccggcggctagatatgccaggctccatacaaaaatgttcgaacccctttggtataaagatacattgaacaccgggaaaggacatagaatactttttatttccgGATAAGTTTACTGCTCCCCCGAGATATATGAATTTTGGTACAACGGAGTTGCGTCGGCTGAGTTTGACTGTTGACAtaaagcgaccaaattacgcaggttcgcaatctgcctatgaattaacttctctgatagtatttaTAACGAggtcaaattattttttcgtttcttttttttacGATGGCAAGGAAGGTAAagagttaaaatttaaattaattaaactgTACATGTTTTGTCTTTTACAGACCGAATTATTCCAATGAAGTGTTACATTTGCTGgaaggtatgaattgtaggagATTAAAGAAGAAATTTCACGAGTGCAACATAGATCTTAGAACATTCCTTCTGTTAGAAGATAAGGACTTGTTGAAATTGGGTATTGAAATGCCATACGAGAGGCAGAGGATAAAAACTGGAATAAGGAAATTTCACACTAGAAGCTGGACATTGAATTCTGTTGCTGGGTTGTATGCTGAGAAATCCAAAAAGTACACGTAAGTACAACACAAATGCCGTGTATTTACATGTAATGCAGAGGaaacgctaacactgttttcccatacaaacgtattcctcAATTTACTCCCTTGACAATGCAtccagaatttttttttatacaatattgtttgtattgtTAAATCTATGAGGTATAGCTGtttgattttttctaaatttactaataaataaaaaaatatgtcccttcaaaaatcgcaaaaaattaaTCTCCCGTATCCGGCCAATATGGCCAATCCActgaccataaaacaaatttgaaagatctttaagatgtaaaataaaaatgtaaagacatagactcactcttcctaaagatattaaaaaaaaattagataggctctattttgaaggagaatcagaggactacattacctcgatttactgtatctgtctctgtcacaatacacgtgccggcgcagggtgaatCGTGATtgcaatagtttcttcgtttaagTTCTACTGCGGTAAGTGATATTTCTTCACTTATTTCAGTATTATAGAATGTTTAGCTGTACTGGGGAGCCATCTGCAACAGTTGTACATACTGGAGGCGACGCTAGCTTATGTACTGCGGGATTACAACAGACTCCGTGATCAACTGGACTCCGAGCCCCCGGACTCGCCAGTTATAAAACAGCTCAATGACGCTGTAAAGAAGATGATCACGAACATTAACAATATCAGAAAAGAAGTAAACAATATGAAGGTTCTGCATAAAAAGGTATTAAGCTTTTTTTAACGTAAATCTTGCATATGTCctaaaaattattgtataagTTTTATATAGAACCTTCTCCAAAATATGCTAATTTGATTTTACAAAACCTTTTGTAAAATCAAATTTGCATATTTTGGACATATAATTGCTCATGTGTAGACgattagaataaaaaataatctcaTGTATGGGTCAACGCAAACTCGCCCATTTAACATTAATTCTTTTATATTGAGCGGATGATGATATTCTAAAGATATTCGccgttaattatttaattatgctTTATTTGGACTAAAACTTGGTCAAAGTTTTATTTTAGACTAATCCAACTGCACCTCGAATTCTTAATTACTTTTATtgagcggttctcaaacttttgcTGGCAGAACcatttttgacggacccccaaaaaaaaagaatgttttgtctttgaattaattattgtctccatgctggtgtctgaCGTCAGTTACAAAAACGATTTAAGTATCGCTCGCGGAGCCCCTCCTGGTACAAGGCTTTTTTGAGAATCGCTGTATTAAGGCATCTCACCATAACATGGCACATGGTTAAACCtctttttttttacagataaaAGACGAGAGTTTAAGGCCAGCAGATTTAATACGGGCGAAAACTTCATACGAGGTGGCAAAGGAGTATGTAACTAAATTAGCTATTATATGCGGAATGGGCCTATTAGCCAAAAGTTATATTCGTAAGAtgtttacctaattattattattgtaaaggcAAATTAATTTGACTAGGCGCCTACATGCTCTCTTGATACCGTACATGTAATAAAACCCTTAGTTTTGGAACTTTTGGAGAAGCCAAAAGTTCCAAAACTAAGGATTTTAAATGTGCCACACgatattttcaaattccacagaactggaatttgaaaatatcgatttatataatatcgtATGCGAATTAAACGCAGCGAATAGGTTAATGTCGTGGGGATATTGTGCGATTCAGAATTTAACATATTATGGCGTTGTTAGTTTgatgttataatattgtattatcttGAATACAAGATGTTATTCCCGTACAAATGATATTATTAGTCGAGTACGTATGTTAAGTTATTTCTAAAAATTAAGTCAATGACCAAATATTACGTCTCCGCTTTTCCATGAACCCTATTTAAGTTACCAAGTGCCAAAAtggtactaataaaatatgtttaacttTGCCATATCAACTTTATAGAGTttaaggattataatattaataatatggtcGTTATTActaagattattattaaatacgttTGTGC
Coding sequences:
- the LOC121728884 gene encoding ankyrin repeat, SAM and basic leucine zipper domain-containing protein 1 isoform X1, which codes for MPIARPAGLSDEESSDDDYGYFERKPKQKYQQHDHINVLRQNEEKLKETAINGDLEKFKSILSNDLKNVNVKLDSGWTPLLHACFHGQEEFVKYLLEAGANPNLSADSVSPVMMACSNTSASDTAVYNIVTMLIEKHCILNQGDKYGLTPLMRAASSGRTGLVQLILTKPVNIEMRDEKGWTALFWAIHCNQLDCVKILLSEGANVKLIDRHSRTPLEIAESHGFMEIVDVIKKHLHCDDEKECQDDDDVPDNCDWENYYPDVKKSVPNYSNEVLHLLEGMNCRRLKKKFHECNIDLRTFLLLEDKDLLKLGIEMPYERQRIKTGIRKFHTRSWTLNSVAGLYAEKSKKYTIIECLAVLGSHLQQLYILEATLAYVLRDYNRLRDQLDSEPPDSPVIKQLNDAVKKMITNINNIRKEVNNMKVLHKKIKDESLRPADLIRAKTSYEVAKEYVTKLAIICGMGLLAKSYIRKMFT
- the LOC121728884 gene encoding ankyrin repeat, SAM and basic leucine zipper domain-containing protein 1 isoform X2, whose protein sequence is MPIARPAGLSDEESSDDDYGYFERKPKQKYQQHDHINVLRQNEEKLKETAINGDLEKFKSILNLKNVNVKLDSGWTPLLHACFHGQEEFVKYLLEAGANPNLSADSVSPVMMACSNTSASDTAVYNIVTMLIEKHCILNQGDKYGLTPLMRAASSGRTGLVQLILTKPVNIEMRDEKGWTALFWAIHCNQLDCVKILLSEGANVKLIDRHSRTPLEIAESHGFMEIVDVIKKHLHCDDEKECQDDDDVPDNCDWENYYPDVKKSVPNYSNEVLHLLEGMNCRRLKKKFHECNIDLRTFLLLEDKDLLKLGIEMPYERQRIKTGIRKFHTRSWTLNSVAGLYAEKSKKYTIIECLAVLGSHLQQLYILEATLAYVLRDYNRLRDQLDSEPPDSPVIKQLNDAVKKMITNINNIRKEVNNMKVLHKKIKDESLRPADLIRAKTSYEVAKEYVTKLAIICGMGLLAKSYIRKMFT